Proteins from a single region of Malaclemys terrapin pileata isolate rMalTer1 chromosome 25, rMalTer1.hap1, whole genome shotgun sequence:
- the MSL1 gene encoding male-specific lethal 1 homolog produces the protein MTMRSTVFKAAAATALNADRLDYERPGLALEPGPEEEPPGEAAPLHRQPPRKPKEPPPLGGHKGRGGGSGGGGGSVPAAAGAPGQQEESWGGLVPLPCPPASSKQAGVGDASSRPKYQAVLPGHTASQVAAKDKGCPAAASAPPPAPPASATAEPGQPPPAAAASASESKWKGGVRKSPMGAGGGSSNQAACLKQILLLQLDLIEQQQQQLQAKEKEIEELKAERDTLLARIERMERRMQLVKKDNEREKHRIFQGYETEEKAESEASEKLQIECQQDLLDTSQPLPPKHFSYGRNGKGHKRKSAFGSAERKTPVKKLVAEFSKVKSKTLKHSPVKEEPSSSLSETVCKRELRSQETPEKARSLVDTPLKPSTPLKSPSAHPRDKSFPSETEDLPYLSTTEMYLCRWHQPPPSPLPLREPSPKKEETVAIPSWRDHAVEPLRDSNPSDLLENLDDSVFAKRHAKLELDEKRRKRWDIQRIREQRILQRLQLRMYKKKGIQESEPEVTSFFPEPDDVESLLITPYLPVVAFGRPLPKLTPQNFELPWLDERSRCRLEMQKKQTPHRTCRK, from the exons ATGACCATGAGATCCACCGTCTTcaaggcggccgcggccacggcGCTGAACGCGGACAGGCTGGACTACGAGAGGCCGGGGCTGGCGCTGGAGCCGGGCCCGGAGGAGGAGCCGCCCGGGGAGGCCGCCCCGCTCCACCGCCAGCCGCCCCGCAAGCCCAAGGAGCCGCCCCCGCTGGGGGGACACAAGGGCCGCGGCGggggcagcggcggcggcgggggcagcgtgccggCGGCGGCCGGGGCGCCCGGGCagcaggaggagagctggggcggcctggtgcccctgccctgccccccggccaGCAGCAAGCAGGCCGGCGTGGGGGATGCCAGCAGCAGGCCCAAGTACCAGGCGGTGCTGCCCGGACACACCGCCTCCCAGGTGGCGGCGAAGGACAAGGGCTGCCCGGCCGCGGCCAGCgcgccgcccccggccccgccggcctcGGCCACCGCGGAGCCGGGCCAGCCGCCTCCCGCAGCGGCCGCCTCGGCCTCGGAGAGCAAGTGGAAGGGCGGCGTGCGGAAGAGCCCCATGGGGGCCGGCGGGGGCTCCTCGAACCAGGCGGCCTGCCTCAAGCAGATCCTCCTGCTCCAGCTGGACCTGatcgagcagcagcagcagcaactgcagGCCAAGGAGAAGGAGATCGAGGAGCTCAAGGCCGAGAGGGACACG CTCCTAGCTCGGATTGAGCGCATGGAAAGGAGGATGCAGCTGGTGAAGAAGgataatgagagagagaaacacaggaTTTTTCAAGGGTATGAAACCGAAGAGAAGGCTGAATCCGAAGCGTCTGAGAAACTACAGATTGAATGCCAGCAGGATCTCTTGGACacgtcccagcccctgcctccgaAACACTTCTCATAtggaagaaatggaaagggacatAAAAG GAAGTCGGCATTCGGAAGTGCAGAGAGGAAAACTCCAGTTAAAAAGCTGGTGGCCGAATTTTCAAAAGTCAAGAGTAAAACTCTGAAACACTCTCCAGTGAAAGAGGAGCCGAGTAGCTCTTTATCCGAAACTGTTTGCAAACGTGAACTGAGGAGTCAAGAGACTCCAGAAAAAGCCAGATCGCTAGTGGACACTCCCTTAAAACCATCCACCCCATTGAAAAGTCCCAGTGCCCACCCCAGGGATAAAAGTTTCCCCAGCGAGACAGAAGATCTGCCGTACCTTTCAACTACCGAAATGTACTTGTGTCGTTGGCATCAACCTCCCCCGTCACCGTTGCCGTTACGAGAACCCTCTCCAAAGAAGGAGGAGACTGTAGCAA TTCCTTCATGGAGGGACCATGCTGTGGAGCCCCTGAGAGACTCAAATCCTTCAGATCTCTTGGAG AATCTAGACGACAGTGTATTTGCCAAAAGGCACGCGAAGCTGGAGCTGGatgagaagagaaggaaaag GTGGGATATTCAGAGGATCAGGGAACAAAGAATTCTACAGCGACTGCAGCTCAGAATGTATAAAAAGAAAGGAATCCAGGAATCTGAGCCTGAAGTTACCTCATTTTTCCCTGAGCCAGATGATG TTGAAAGCTTGCTGATTACCCCCTACTTGCCTGTTGTAGCATTTGGCCGACCGTTACCAAAACTAACTCCACA GAACTTTGAGCTGCCGTGGCTGGACGAACGAAGCCGCTGTCGGCTGGAGATGCAGAAGAAGCAGACGCCTCACCGAACATGCAGAAAGTAG